CCGCTTCCCCGTGACGGTCATGCTGCTGTGCAGCACCGGCTTCCTGTGCCTGTCCCTGCTGGTCCCGTCGGTGAGCACGCAGTTGACGTTCGCGGGCGCTTACTTCGCCGCCCTCTATACGGCCGTGGCGTGGTCCCGGGACCGCCGGATCCTGTGGATGGGATCTGCGGTGGTCATTGCCGTGATGGCTTTGTGGGTGTTGCTCTCCTTCACCGTGTCCTCCGCCTATGACGGCATGCTGGAACGCCTGATGGAGGGCGACGAGACCTACCGCGGTGTCCTCCCGCCCCTGGCATCCCTGGCCATCTACAACTCGCTGATCAACGCGGCATACTTCGGCGGGGCCATTATTTTCGGGATGGGTGCCTGGCGTGCTGCCCACCGGCGGGAGCTGCTGGTGAAGCAGTCCGCCCAGCTCGAGGCGCAGTCCGCGGAGCTGGCACGGCAGGCGGTGCTGGACGAACGCCTGCGCATTGCCCGGGAACTGCACGACGTCGTCGCCCACCACATTGCGGTGATCGGCGTCCAGGCCGGTGCCGCGCGGCGGGTCCTGGAGAAAAAGCCCGAGGCCACCGCCGGCGCCCTGCAGACCATCGAGGCCTCGTCCCGGGAAGCGGTCGCGGAAATGCGTTCGCTGCTCGGTGTGCTCCGTGCCGGCGAGGAACCACCCGCAGCGTCCGACGGCGGGGCGAGGCGCACGCCCGAGCCGGGGCTGGCGGAGCTGCCGGCGCTGGTGGCCGAGCACCAAAAGCTGGGCTTGTCGGTCACCTACCACCGCTCCGAAGAGACTCCCGGGGACTTGGACGCAGTCCCCGCGCCCATGGCCCTGTCCATTTACCGAACCATCCAGGAATCGCTGGCCAACGTGCGCCGGCACTCCACGGCCGGGTCCGCCGTCGTCGCCCTGCGCACCGGTAAGGCGGAAACCGGCAGCTGGGTGGAGGTGGAGACCGTCGACGACGGGCGGCCCCGCTCGAGCAGTACCGCCGGCTCCGGTTTCGGCATCCGCGGCATCCGGGAACGGGCCGCACTGCACGGCGGCGAGACGGAAATCGGTCCCCGATCCGGCGGGGGCTGGCGGGTCCGGGTCCGCTTCCCGGTGCGCTGAGGCCCGAGCCGCGAACCGCCGCCAACGGTCACAGTCCCGTCACATCCCGGGCCGCGCCGGGGATTCCCTCCCGACCCGCGCCGCTGCCCGCTACCGTGGCTGCCGGGGGCGGCAGCGTGCTGCCATTTGCCCGGGCCGTGCCCGGGCA
This Arthrobacter sp. zg-Y20 DNA region includes the following protein-coding sequences:
- a CDS encoding sensor histidine kinase; protein product: MIDTLAFDSPGRRAETPPAPHWRARLPWRTGEDWERPGPTPNQQRNDVVGAVVLLLVSALVLEVSRGIGAAAGETRPIWLQHLALALIILPLMVRRRFPVTVMLLCSTGFLCLSLLVPSVSTQLTFAGAYFAALYTAVAWSRDRRILWMGSAVVIAVMALWVLLSFTVSSAYDGMLERLMEGDETYRGVLPPLASLAIYNSLINAAYFGGAIIFGMGAWRAAHRRELLVKQSAQLEAQSAELARQAVLDERLRIARELHDVVAHHIAVIGVQAGAARRVLEKKPEATAGALQTIEASSREAVAEMRSLLGVLRAGEEPPAASDGGARRTPEPGLAELPALVAEHQKLGLSVTYHRSEETPGDLDAVPAPMALSIYRTIQESLANVRRHSTAGSAVVALRTGKAETGSWVEVETVDDGRPRSSSTAGSGFGIRGIRERAALHGGETEIGPRSGGGWRVRVRFPVR